In one window of Pleomorphomonas sp. T1.2MG-36 DNA:
- a CDS encoding Maf family protein, with protein sequence MSLVLASASAARAALMTGAGLIFKRIPADVDERLIEEDLVGLSAADVAQALADVKAVEVSLRRPGDLVIGADQTLSLGDERFHKPRDREEASRQLVRLSGRTHELHSALSLARNGEVLYRTVDGAKLTMRPLSTRFISHYLAVVGETALGSVGAYQLEGFGVQLFEAIDGNHFTILGLPLLPLLEFLREERMIEQ encoded by the coding sequence TCGCGCCGCCCTCATGACCGGTGCCGGTCTGATCTTCAAACGGATTCCGGCCGATGTCGACGAACGCCTCATTGAGGAGGATCTCGTCGGGCTTTCCGCCGCCGATGTGGCGCAGGCACTTGCCGATGTGAAGGCGGTCGAGGTCTCGTTGCGCAGGCCCGGCGATCTGGTCATCGGTGCCGATCAGACACTGTCGCTGGGCGATGAACGTTTTCACAAGCCAAGGGATCGCGAGGAAGCCAGTCGGCAACTCGTCCGTCTCTCGGGGCGCACGCACGAACTTCATTCCGCCTTGTCATTGGCCCGCAATGGCGAGGTTCTTTATCGCACTGTCGATGGTGCCAAACTGACCATGCGGCCACTCTCGACACGCTTCATCAGTCACTATCTCGCCGTGGTTGGCGAAACGGCACTGGGTTCGGTCGGCGCCTACCAGCTCGAAGGCTTCGGCGTTCAGCTGTTCGAAGCCATCGATGGAAACCATTTCACCATCCTCGGTCTGCCTCTCCTGCCATTGCTCGAGTTTCTGCGCGAGGAAAGGATGATCGAACAATGA